The Coccidioides posadasii str. Silveira chromosome 5, complete sequence genome has a segment encoding these proteins:
- a CDS encoding uncharacterized protein (EggNog:ENOG410PK98~COG:Z~BUSCO:10029at33183) — MAAVSTHTHPTISHSNTSSPPIPASAAFPDTRPVSAKPSAMAPSGMSKKAKGKKPADPTETSKLLAAKISQLEQDAAGEKDQEAEIEREVKKATRDLNQLLNTIESPMTRLETVHKKYTELLADMKKLDRDYAKSKKRADQLQKDQDKGKSELNKTATMKDKLEKLCRELTKENKKVKDENKRLEDTERRARGIVNERLDSLLFDIQDVMAQKGNPRVEKMDIDLDEALRAKIKTIGEKFELREQHYKALLRSKDAEIQSLTAKYEEQRRGTETEAARCRALSSQVSTFSHTEAELRSQLNIYVEKFKQVEDTLNNSNELFMTFRKEMEEMSKKTKRLEKENLTLTRKHDQTNRNILEMAEERTRNNEELEKWRKKSNNLEALCRRMQQQGRGQALAGELDVDDEGTESEYDDEYEDEDEEDLSEDGDYVDGDDHQHMAGPKTTEKPVFGPPPPPTLAEARSNGNRGIVNGYKH, encoded by the exons ATGGCAGCAGTTTCTACGCACACCCATCCGACCATCAGCCACTCCAACACGTCGTCTCCTCCGATTCCTGCCAGCGCAGCTTTCCCAGACACACGCCCCGTGTCCGCAAAACCGTCAGCAATGGCTCCAAGCGGCATGAGCAAAAAGGCCAAGGGAAAGAAACCGGCCGATCCTACCGAGACGTCAAAGTTGTTGGCTGCCAAAATCTCACAGCTCGAGCAAGATGCCGCTGGAGAAAAGGACCAAGAGGCCGAGATCG AACGTGAGGTCAAGAAGGCCACCCGAGACCTCAACCAGCTTTTGAATACTATCGAATCCCCGATGACGCGCCTCGAGACGGTACACAAGAAGTATACCGAACTTTTGGCCGACATGAAGAAACTGGACCGGGACTACGCCAAGAGCAAGAAGCGGGCCGACCAGCTGCAGAAGGATCAGGACAAGGGCAAGTCGGAGCTGAACAAGACGGCGACCATGAAGGACAAGTTGGAGAAACTCTGTCGAGAACtgacaaaagaaaacaaaaaagtaAAA GATGAAAATAAGAGACTCGAGGACACGGAACGAAGAGCTCGCGGGATCGTGAACGAACGACTTGACTCCCTACTGTTCGATATCCAAGATGTCATGGCACAAAAGGGCAACCCCAGGGTGGAAAAGATGGATATCGACCTGGACGAGGC ACTTCGTGCAAAGATCAAGACAATCGGCGAAAAATTCGAACTCCGCGAGCAACATTACAAAGCGCTCCTTCGAAGTAAAGATGCCGAGATCCAAAGTTTGACCGCAAAATATGAAGAGCAACGTCGAGGAACTGAAACCGAAGCCGCGCGATGCCGTGCTCTAAGTTCACAGGTGTCGACATTTTCGCATACCGAGGCCGAACTACGGAGCCAGCTTAACATTTATGTTGAAAAGTTTAAACAA GTCGAAGACACGCTCAACAACAGCAACGAACTCTTTATGACTTTCCGAAAGGAAATGGAGGAAATGTCCAAGAAAACAAAACGGCTTGAAAAGGAGAACCTCACTCTCACCCGCAAGCACGACCAGACGAATCGGAATATCCTTGAGATGGCCGAAGAACGTACCCGGAATAATGAGGAACTAGAAAAGTGGCGCAAGAAGAGCAATAACTTGGAGGCACTTTGTCGGCGAATGCAACAACAAGGTCGAGGTCAAGCACTAGCAGGGGAGCTGGATGTAGACGACGAAGGGACGGAAAGCGAGTACGATGATGAATACGAagacgaagatgaagaggaccTGAGCGAGGATGGAGACTATGTCGACGGCGACGATCATCAACATATGGCTGGACCCAAAACGACAGAGAAGCCAGTCTTTGGCCCGCCGCCACCACCAACGTTGGCTGAAGCGAGATCTAATGGCAATCGTGGCATTGTCAATGGGTACAAGCATTGA
- a CDS encoding uncharacterized protein (EggNog:ENOG410PJSP~COG:S), translating to MAQQVKTPLCDLLGIRHPVLLAGMARTSGGPLAAAVSNAGGLGTVGGLGYTPSQLDEMLTELKSYLDSPNLPFGVDLALPQVGNGARATNHDYTHGKLDELIEVTIKHGAKLFVSAVGVPPARTIKRLHEAGILVMNMVGAPRHAEKAMQAGVDIICAQGGEGGGHTGDIPFSVLIPAVVDATRKYRSPLTGQPPLVVAAGGVNDGRSLASALMLGASGVWVGTRFVASVESGASRMHKEAVVNAGFNETIRSLVVSGRPLRLLPNDYIKEWESKPEEIKRLTESGVVPFVKDMQDGKDVDLPFLMGHVSALVKEIKPAREIVESMVAEAAQMLRLGNTYLVSGSKL from the coding sequence ATGGCCCAACAAGTCAAAACTCCCCTCTGCGACCTCCTGGGCATCCGGCATCCTGTCCTCCTCGCGGGCATGGCGCGCACTTCGGGAGGCCCTCTCGCCGCCGCAGTCTCCAATGCCGGAGGTCTCGGCACCGTCGGCGGACTCGGCTACACCCCCTCCCAGCTTGACGAGATGCTCACAGAGCTCAAGTCTTACCTGGACAGCCCCAATCTCCCGTTCGGCGTCGACCTCGCCCTTCCACAGGTCGGCAACGGCGCGCGCGCGACAAACCACGACTACACACATGGCAAGCTCGACGAGCTCATCGAGGTCACCATCAAGCACGGCGCCAAACTCTTCGTCTCCGCCGTCGGCGTGCCGCCCGCCCGCACCATCAAGAGACTCCACGAAGCGGGCATCCTGGTCATGAACATGGTCGGCGCGCCCCGCCACGCCGAGAAGGCCATGCAGGCCGGTGTCGACATCATCTGTGCACAGGGCGGTGAGGGAGGTGGCCACACCGGCGACATCCCTTTCTCCGTTCTCATCCCCGCCGTGGTGGATGCGACGCGCAAGTATCGCTCTCCCCTGACCGGTCAGCCCCCTCTCGTCGTTGCTGCGGGAGGCGTCAACGACGGCAGGAGTCTCGCCAGTGCGCTCATGCTGGGTGCCTCTGGCGTGTGGGTGGGCACGCGCTTCGTCGCCTCTGTAGAGAGTGGTGCCAGCCGCATGCACAAGGAAGCCGTCGTGAATGCTGGATTCAACGAGACTATCCGCAGCCTGGTCGTTTCCGGGCGGCCACTCCGGCTCCTGCCAAATGACTATATCAAAGAGTGGGAGAGTAAGCCCGAGGAGATCAAGCGGTTGACGGAGAGCGGCGTGGTGCCCTTCGTGAAAGACATGCAGGACGGCAAGGATGTGGATCTACCTTTCTTGATGGGCCATGTTTCCGCTCTGGTGAAGGAGATTAAGCCTGCCAGGGAGATCGTGGAAAGTATGGTCGCGGAGGCAGCACAGATGTTAAGGTTGGGCAATACGTATCTGGTTTCAGGGAGCAAGCTGTGA
- a CDS encoding uncharacterized protein (EggNog:ENOG410PISY~COG:S~BUSCO:10943at33183): MAALTQPSGAETDHWSAEAYHTSASFVPLLTQKVLAYIDPHSTDQVLDIGCGDGKFTAKYMDRVSHVLGLDASKGMIEAAKSDFGQANAEFRVVDCRYLDKELQEGRVGVAQWDKVVSNAALHWILKDPTTRVSVLRAIYTCLKPGGLFVFEMGGHGNVPEVHSALIAALVHHGVSFSAAREGIPWFFASEPWMRETLEEIGFRVDKLEVEYRPTKLTTDEKGGMQGWLRLMGASALEMLDEEKRERVVKEVCETLESVITREDGSKWLGYVRLRGVAVKSEQ, encoded by the exons ATGGCAGCTCTCACACAACCGAGCGGAGCGGAAACTGATCACTGGTCCGCCGAG GCTTACCATACCTCCGCGTCTTTCGTCCCCCTTTTGACCCAGAAGGTCTTGGCTTACATTGATCCCCATTCAACGGATCAGGTTCTGGATATTGGCTGTGGCGATGGCAAATTCACGGCGAAATATATGGACCGAGTGAGCCATGTGTTGGGCTTAGACGCTTCAAAGGGGATGATCGAAGCAGCGAAGAGCGATTTTGGGCAGGCTAATGCCGAATTCAGGGTGGTTGACTGTAGATATTTGGATAAAGAGTTGCAGGAAGGAAGGGTTGGAGTGGCCCAGTGGGACAAGGT GGTATCCAACGCCGCCCTGCACTGGATCCTAAAAGACCCAACCACCCGTGTTTCAGTGCTGAGAGCAATATACACGTGCCTCAAGCCAGGCGGCTTGTTCGTTTTTGAAATGGGCGGCCACGGAAACGTCCCTGAAGTCCATAGTGCTCTGATAGCCGCTCTTGTCCACCATGGCGTGTCCTTCAGTGCAGCTCGCGAGGGGATTCCGTGGTTCTTCGCATCGGAGCCATGGATGAGAGAGACACTGGAAGAGATTGGTTTCAGAGTAGACAAGTTGGAGGTTGAGTATCGACCCACGAAATTAACGACGGATGAGAAGGGCGGCATGCAGGGCTGGTTAAGACTAATGGGTGCTTCAGCCTTAGAAATGCTagatgaagagaagaggGAAAGGGTAGTTAAGGAGGTATGTGAGACTTTGGAATCGGTGATTACGAGGGAAGATGGGAGTAAATGGCTCGGGTATGTAAGGTTAAGAGGAGTGGCAGTAAAAAGCGAACAGTAA
- the CYM1 gene encoding Mitochondrial presequence protease (EggNog:ENOG410PH5B~COG:O~MEROPS:MER0025036~BUSCO:1024at33183), whose protein sequence is MLRSSSRALRHGTSTSLSLGFRNATNLRRFPALQGLRAASTVTDLNAYPSIGEKLHGFTVQEKKHVPELHLTAVRLKHDNTDADYLHVAREDKNNVFGVGFKTNPPDATGVPHILEHTTLCGSEKYPVRDPFFKMLPRSLSNFMNAFTSSDHTTYPFATTNKKDFQNLLSVYLDATLHPLLKEEDFRQEGWRLGPENPRAAEQSGKSPDEAAPGDDIVFKGVVYNEMKGQITDANYLYYIKFKEHIFPAINNSGGDPEYITDLTHKQLVSFSKQNYHPSNAKVFTYGDMPLADHLKQIGAVLDGFQKKSSKLDVKLPRDLSAGPLNFTVEGPMDPFTSEDKQCKSSVSWRAGDSTDEVEVFSLGILSSLLLDGYGSPMYKALIESGLGSSFTPNTGLDTSGRIPIFSVGLNGVSESDVPAVKQRVEQVFKECMETGFNREKVSGYLHQLELALRHKTANFGLGVMEKTLSAWFNGFNPTRELAWNDIISEFEKRWGKTGYLENLMKKYFMNDECLTFTMNGSPTYNQALAEKEMARKEAKMAELAAKFGSADAAIEQLKKEELELLKVQESAQNADVSCLPTLHTKDIPREMERKPVRESKIDDVEVVWREAPTNGLSYIQALNVYSDIPDELRLLLPLFNEAVMRLGTAQRTMEQWEDLIKLKTGGVSSSTFSVSSPLVLGNFTEGLQFTGYAMDKNVPDMLEIITTLVTEADFSSEAAPKMVQELLRSNTNGALDAVAGSGHRFAVNAAAAGLSKNFWVQEQKAGLPQIQAVADLLRDAENSPEKLRQLIEKLRLIQSFAISKSPKLRIRVVCESGSSGENEAILQRWLSRLPKAIAPPTTSGATSFSPSSSKILYDLPFQVSYSGLALRTTPFTGPDSAPLSVLSQLLTHKYLHPEIREKGGAYGAGASNGPIQGLFSFSSYRDPNPMNTFKVFNNSGVFARDRTWIQRELDEAKLGIFQSLDAPMSVDEEGQRYFLTGVTQDMDQRWREQVLDVTAQDVNRVAQKYLVEGTERVFCLLGNKENASNLDGWDVRNMSMGNDAESAALAQDAASVDA, encoded by the exons ATGCTTCGATCCTCGAGTCGGGCACTGAGGCATGGGACCTCGACGTCCCTCAGCCTGGGTTTTCGAAACGCGACCAATCTCCGGCGATTTCCTGCTCTCCAGGGCCTCAGAGCAGCGTCTACGGTGACCGATCTGAATGCTTACCCTTCTATAGGAGAGAAGCTCCATGGATTCACCGTCCAGGAGAAGAAGCATGTCCCAGAGCTCCATCTAACTGCAGTTCGACTAAAGCATGACAATACCGATGCTGATTACCTGCATGTCGCAAGAGAGGACAAGAATAACGTATTCGGCGTCGGGTTCAAGACGAATCCGCCAGATGCAACCGGTGTGCCTCATATACTCGAGCACACCACCCTCTGCGGGAGTGAAAA ATATCCCGTCCGCGACCCCTTTTTCAAAATGCTCCCTCGCTCTCTTTCCAATTTCATGAACGCGTTCACGTCCTCCGACCATACCACTTATCCTTTTGCCACCACCAACAAGAAAGACTTTCAAAATCTCCTTTCGGTGTACCTCGATGCTACCCTCCATCCGCTCCTCAAGGAAGAAGACTTCAGGCAGGAAGGGTGGCGATTGGGCCCCGAGAACCCCAGAGCTGCAGAACAGTCTGGAAAGAGCCCAGACGAGGCTGCTCCCGGTGACGATATAGTCTTCAAAGGTGTGGTCTACAATGAAATGAAGGGACAGATCACGGACGCAAACTATCTCTATTATATCAAGTTCAAGGAGCATATCTTCCCGGCTATAAACAACTCTGGTGGCGATCCAGAATACATCACTGACCTGACTCACAAGCAACTCGTCAGCTTCTCCAAACAGAATTACCATCCCAGTAATGCGAAAGTATTCACTTATGGAGATATGCCTCTTGCCGACCATTTAAAACAGATAGGAGCCGTCTTGGATGGCTTCCAGAAGAAGTCTTCGAAACTGGACGTCAAGCTTCCCAGGGATTTAAGTGCCGGACCTCTGAACTTCACTGTCGAGGGACCCATGGATCCGTTTACAAGCGAAGACAAGCAATGCAAATCTTCAGTCTCCTGGCGTGCAGGCGATTCCACAGACGAAGTCGAAGTCTTCTCCCTCGGGATTCTTTCCTCCTTGCTCCTGGATGGATATGGCTCCCCGATGTACAAGGCATTGATTGAAAGCGGGCTTGGCTCATCCTTCACGCCCAATACCGGTCTTGACACTTCCGGCAGGATACCCATCTTTTCTGTTGGGCTTAATGGGGTGTCGGAAAGCGATGTCCCGGCCGTCAAACAGCGGGTTGAACAGGTATTCAAAGAATGCATGGAAACCGGCTTCAACAGGGAGAAAGTCTCGGGCTATCTACATCAGTTGGAGCTTGCGTTGAGACATAAAACCGCCAACTTTGGGCTGGGAGTTATGGAGAAGACCCTTTCCGCGTGGTTCAACGGATTCAATCCCACCAGAGAGCTCGCGTGGAACGACATCATCAGTGAGTTTGAAAAACGCTGGGGTAAGACGGGATACTTGGAAAACTTGATGAAAAAGTACTTCATGAACGATGAATGCTTGACGTTTACAATGAACGGTTCTCCAACGTACAACCAGGCATTAGCCGAGAAGGAGATGGCTCGCAAAGAAGCAAAGATGGCCGAGTTAGCCGCTAAATTCGGTTCGGCGGACGCGGCCATCGAGCAACTCAAGAAGGAGGAGCTTGAGTTACTGAAGGTTCAGGAATCAGCTCAAAATGCCGACGTCAGCTGTTTGCCAACTCTTCATACCAAAGACATTCCAAGGGAGATGGAGCGGAAACCGGTGAGAGAATCGAAGATTGATGATGTTGAGGTGGTTTGGCGAGAAGCACCTACCAATGGTCTCTCTTATATCCAAGCGTTGAACGTATATTCTGATATTCCGGACGAATTGAGATTGTTGTTACCGCTATTCAACGAGGCAGTAATGCGCCTTGGGACTGCTCAAAGGACTATGGAGCAATGGGAAGACTTAATCAAGCTTAAGACTGGCGGTGTTTCCTCTTCGACCTTCTCTGTCTCATCGCCGTTGGTCCTAGGCAATTTTACAGAAGGCCTACAATTCACAGGCTATGCCATGGATAAAAACGTGCCTGACATGCTTGAAATCATCACAACACTTGTCACTGAGGCCGATTTCTCGAGTGAAGCTGCACCAAAGATGGTTCAGGAGCTGCTTCGCTCCAATACCAACGGCGCCCTAGATGCAGTTGCAGGTTCAGGTCACCGCTTTGCAGTCAATGCCGCAGCAGCAGGTCTATCCAAAAATTTCTGGGTGCAGGAGCAGAAAGCTGGACTGCCTCAGATCCAAGCTGTCGCCGACCTCCTCCGCGACGCCGAAAATTCCCCGGAGAAACTTCGGCAACTCATCGAGAAGCTACGTTTAATTCAATCTTTCGCCATTTCCAAATCTCCTAAACTCCGTATCCGCGTTGTTTGCGAGTCAGGTAGTTCGGGCGAGAACGAAGCTATTCTGCAACGCTGGCTAAGTCGACTCCCCAAGGCCATTGCTCCACCCACCACCAGCGGTGCAACTAGCTTCAGTCCTTCGTCAAGCAAGATCCTTTACGATCTTCCATTCCAGGTATCGTACTCTGGCCTTGCACTCCGGACCACCCCGTTTACTGGCCCTGATAGCGCTCCGTTGAGCGTTCTATCGCAGCTCTTAACGCACAAATATCTTCACCCTGAAATTCGAGAAAAGGGCGGCGCTTACGGTGCCGGAGCTTCTAATGGCCCCATCCAAGGTCTTTTCAGCTTCTCCAGCTATCGGGATCCGAACCCGATGAACACTTTCAAGGTTTTCAACAACAGTGGTGTTTTTGCACGTGATCGCACCTGGATACAAAGAGAATTAGACGAGGCCAAGCTTGGGATCTTCCAATCTCTGGATGCTCCTATGAGCGTTGATGAGGAAGGACAGCGCTATTTCCTGACGGGAGTTACTCAGGACATGGACCAGCGCTGGCGAGAGCAGGTCTTGGATGTCACTGCTCAAGATGTGAACAGAGTTGCTCAGAAGTACCTCGTCGAAGGGACTGAGCGTGTATTCTGCTTACTTGGAAATAAGGAAAATGCATCCAACCTCGATGGGTGGGACGTGAGAAATATGTCCATGGGCAACGACGCGGAATCAGCCGCGCTGGCCCAAGATGCTGCTTCAGTGGATGCATAA
- a CDS encoding uncharacterized protein (EggNog:ENOG410PTWX~COG:S~TransMembrane:1 (o402-421i)), whose product MMGSVARLRTRTGCLECRRRRKKCDEKRPLCAGCSRNGLRCTWPSEYQPIDRRRRCPWPASPSTTSPSPSCNGTSTQSRTPDVSASLPPFSAMPPPFRLEEHFNLYCYFANSLLPTLVRQCSLPKYSDQTYILNLAVQFPPLMGAMIAVAAVRLPRHDESYLHLGLKCYHFSIQNLREGLASDKYKGNEDYLLATTILLCIWENCQPDGIPNTSHHVVAAGNLLRLRCPKPRSSSQSALVFERTCVESFIYHSSLLMLFDRSLDPLADPQVLENIQRYFVDPDHPDDAGPGWTNTQPILDASYKFFLLTADITRLSRHNRPLDEVELSLYYRLQSDFHRWEQTIRKTANDQDKDRTGLLYTLAIRALLLKMDPHLHEISGGFESLLHESLEIIPFLNIDPNFVYYYLWPLIVLGSIAVNPWDRNPFREIISLLIIKGREGIACWALKRLETVWTTEYEYAYWGPSHPMLRGLKRLLEND is encoded by the exons ATGATGGGTTCCGTGGCAAGGCTTCGAACAAGAACAGGCTGCTTGGAGT GTCGTCGACGCCGCAAGAAATGCGACGAAAAGAGGCCTCTGTGTGCCGGCTGCTCCCGCAACGGCCTTCGCTGCACATGGCCCTCGGAGTATCAGCCAATTGACCGACGAAGACGCTGTCCGTGGCCCGCGAGTCCCAGCACAACATCGCCCTCCCCGAGCTGCAATGGCACGTCGACTCAGTCGAGAACGCCGGACGTCTCCGCTTCCTTGCCTCCCTTCTCTGCCATGCCGCCGCCTTTCCGCCTCGAGGAGCACTTCAATCTCTACTGCTACTTTGCAAACTCCCTCCTCCCGACCCTCGTACGACAATGCTCCCTGCCTAAATATTCAGACCAGACATACATCTTGAACCTAGCCGTCCAGTTTCCCCCTTTGATGGGTGCTATGATCGCCGTTGCAGCAGTTCGACTCCCTCGACACGATGAATCCTACCTGCATCTTGGCCTGAAGTGCTATCATTTTTCGATCCAGAACCTCCGGGAAGGCCTTGCCTCTGACAAATACAAAGGCAACGAGGATTACCTTCTTGCTACTACTATTTTGTTATGCATTTGGGAG AATTGCCAACCCGATGGGATTCCCAACACTAGCCACCATGTTGTTGCTGCAGGCAACCTGCTGAGACTTCGATGCCCGAAACCCAGAAGCTCCTCCCAATCTGCGTTGGTATTCGAACGCACCTGCGTCGAGTCCTTTATCTACCATAGCAGCCTTTTAATGCTCTTCGACCGAAGTTTGGATCCGCTTGCTGACCCGCAGGTCCTTGAAAATATCCAACGATACTTCGTCGACCCTGACCACCCAGATGATGCAGGCCCGGGATGGACCAACACGCAGCCCATACTCGATGCCTCGTATAAATTCTTCCTGCTGACTGCAGATATTACCCGGCTTTCACGGCACAATAGGCCGTTGGATGAAGTCGAATTATCCCTCTACTATCGTTTACAATCGGATTTCCATCGATGGGAGCAAACGATACGCAAAACCGCCAACGATCAAGATAAGGATCGGACCGGACTCTTGTATACCTTGGCTATTAGAGCTCTTCTCTTGAAAATGGACCCTCACCTGCATGAGATTTCGGGCGGCTTTGAGTCCCTCCTACATGAAAGCCTGGAGATAATACCGTTCCTCAATATTGATCCCAATTTTGTTTATTACTACCTGTGGCCCTTGATTGTTCTAGGTTCCATCGCCGTCAACCCCTGGGATAGAAATCCATTCCGCGAGATCATATCTCTCTTGATCATCAAGGGCCGAGAAGGAATTGCGTGCTGGGCTTTAAAGCGCCTAGAGACGGTCTGGACCACGGAATACGAATATGCATACTGGGGCCCTAGCCATCCGATGCTACGAGGGCTCAAGAGACTACTTGAAAATGATTGA
- a CDS encoding uncharacterized protein (EggNog:ENOG410PK5A~TransMembrane:1 (o12-32i)), giving the protein MSDTADWLSAVSSLTATAIAVATLFTVYIAAVQLASQNRRYRLGLSWRSLGRWQNKVAQSSFLGLQRRVYTPSVSVPSLVQNRVVPCFTFPRGIPKEPDPDIESASGLVPAGASWVGLMEALGLRPDDDFLEMQDASELVNGIVAMHWKGKDFVAVCSMLGFQSYENHPSFSSPMPLPMLWHGPLGWMQLQPSPQGCIAQFRSRATLFEQISDDLHRYWRKETFSLPSSPFLLQARLWASIGGLLLPDGKALYLGGADFHKRPVDIDDDHEFSPAELHQYLTSADLSPDELRRVLLGKQENRGRELRREIARSKAPSAQRVRDEPIPDSRTEAFESGERSFEGKQQVLRPCPGLLSVCVQGEIAYSRGLDIRDCHEFDRKFASTEDVDRARFPYSLGKLQMDRDTLMLMKSAFLYLGPDGFYFAPSYLLCSDVREVYRHIEEQSNKLKRIFPITSTTPTSGRDYLYHAMKLCNDLQQTRKMARATYSVEDMRLLAKASNNIAPFISPDKAGHGKDPTTAKPEDLIWAMLVCPELSSNIRESLTEMNLQAFLDAKVECEDGVLTLPDLSGLREMGPKYKVPLVANGDFTGQQLLAALIDIFIRYFWIDKAWPTDVAAYDMTMPQTVAMC; this is encoded by the coding sequence ATGAGCGATACTGCCGATTGGCTGTCAGCTGTGTCCTCTTTGACGGCAACCGCGATTGCAGTCGCGACCCTTTTTACCGTCTACATCGCCGCGGTGCAGCTCGCGTCCCAGAACCGAAGGTATCGGCTAGGCTTGTCCTGGCGCTCTCTGGGCCGATGGCAGAATAAAGTTGCCCAGTCGTCCTTTCTCGGGCTACAGAGGAGAGTCTATACACCCAGCGTCTCCGTGCCCTCACTTGTTCAGAATCGCGTCGTGCCATGCTTCACGTTTCCCAGAGGGATCCCCAAGGAGCCCGATCCCGATATCGAGAGCGCCAGCGGGCTGGTTCCGGCCGGTGCGAGTTGGGTAGGGTTAATGGAAGCACTCGGTCTGCGCCCTGATGATGATTTCCTTGAAATGCAGGATGCATCGGAGTTGGTGAATGGAATCGTTGCTATGCACTGGAAAGGAAAGGACTTTGTCGCGGTTTGCTCCATGCTAGGCTTCCAATCTTACGAGAACCACCCAAGCTTCAGCTCACCTATGCCTCTCCCGATGCTTTGGCATGGACCACTGGGCTGGATGCAACTCCAGCCCAGTCCCCAGGGTTGCATCGCTCAATTTAGAAGCAGAGCAACACTATTTGAACAAATCTCGGACGACCTTCATCGCTACTGGCGAAAGGAAACTTTCAGCTTGCCCAGTTCACCGTTTTTACTCCAAGCTCGACTTTGGGCTTCAATCGGGGGGCTTCTCCTACCAGACGGTAAAGCTCTCTACCTTGGAGGCGCAGATTTCCACAAACGACCCGTAGATATTGATGACGACCATGAATTCAGTCCTGCCGAGCTCCATCAATACCTGACCTCCGCAGATCTCTCCCCGGATGAACTAAGGCGAGTCCTTCTAGGCAAGCAAGAAAATCGCGGCAGGGAGCTCCGTCGCGAGATCGCACGTTCAAAAGCGCCGTCAGCTCAGCGAGTCAGGGACGAACCAATTCCCGACTCGCGCACTGAGGCTTTTGAAAGTGGAGAACGCTCATTTGAAGGCAAACAACAGGTGTTACGCCCTTGTCCCGGTTTGTTATCTGTTTGTGTACAGGGGGAAATTGCCTACAGTCGTGGCCTCGACATCAGAGATTGTCACGAATTCGACCGCAAGTTCGCCAGCACTGAGGATGTGGATCGTGCTCGATTCCCGTACAGTCTTGGGAAATTGCAGATGGATAGGGATACGCTGATGCTGATGAAAAGCGCTTTTCTTTACCTTGGACCTGATGGGTTCTACTTTGCTCCCTCATATCTTCTTTGCAGCGATGTGCGGGAAGTATATCGACACATTGAGGAGCAGTCGAATAAGTTGAAACGAATCTTCCCTATCACGAGCACTACCCCAACATCGGGCCGAGATTATCTTTACCACGCCATGAAACTTTGCAACGATCTGCAACAAACCCGCAAAATGGCTAGAGCAACATACTCCGTTGAAGATATGCGACTACTGGCAAAGGCGTCGAACAATATTGCTCCGTTTATTTCCCCAGACAAAGCCGGGCACGGGAAAGACCCCACAACGGCCAAACCCGAAGATCTCATATGGGCCATGCTTGTCTGCCCAGAGCTTTCTTCCAACATAAGAGAATCACTCACGGAGATGAATCTACAAGCATTCTTGGATGCCAAGGTGGAGTGTGAGGATGGAGTTTTGACCTTACCGGACCTGAGCGGCTTAAGGGAAATGGGTCCGAAATATAAAGTACCTCTGGTAGCTAATGGTGACTTCACGGGACAACAATTACTTGCTGCACTCATCGATATCTTTATCCGATACTTCTGGATTGACAAAGCATGGCCTACTGATGTGGCAGCTTACGACATGACCATGCCACAAACTGTGGCCATGTGCTGA